The following are encoded together in the Montipora capricornis isolate CH-2021 chromosome 5, ASM3666992v2, whole genome shotgun sequence genome:
- the LOC138049784 gene encoding uro-adherence factor A-like isoform X1, whose amino-acid sequence MMKTWFKGPLLPSKPSFKFRKLKKSSKRKNSKDKMVAVEDNSNSVEMKEFASSSVPIQGTKHVTLPTNSKDMDPKGAASLLENRRVSASVSEIRDLYSALQELVPGNAASSLSHQVVPEEENPRGGVSSNQSSPRPRRRSLRNSMTEQGVTRSTNSEEESLSMRVRRLLPVLPHSPSSLRKFNPKNNQALDVNDNQSATKGKRTPDMERRGSSGEVTIDTKTNPIGRPNMGRRVSSGDVLLGGRNNENKEPKTNLAMVRSASSIDIYRGGEERKSKTKPPSLLKLDRFFNPRLMAGRGSEGLVIQPKTNKQEKKPSPLKMRRSGSSSDTLETETTNTTRISQSPLTSPSQNEELTTAEQPQNTVHSSPRQKPLKNALNKFSEFLKEKTPSPSPEPKEPTADIQEAISQSDVVDGLAKPKPLIRLESQMDLLLNSLNDLQGSPKEKLHVSNSDPLRQLDQRRASLGTEMQKLLGALKDLCPSSDSDSLGEHELRSRNGSVSCERMTVERESLDELEAYFTGKLRDATKAGDRASKTPSERSSECEVVQSDKEDGEGNETSLVLSNKRTSLIVGSVDEGIDLTDHPINTSVKRPQSQKDRDRFANQVNKKLQDWLEKAMILAQKEKENLKTNENFTNSESEEFKFDSHDSDESDSKDKEPQKLRRNLFNKLSFLRRGEKSRWKHRHRRTRSMHDVTISLEKEQESQDGEEGKESETTTADVERKSSTVTRSRSMHTVVQTRNKHRSRKEVNEAEDVMAAETDTSLQSTAKGSEHARAELGAPRSSNDLGEETAYVETPKGITTPRSQQPESKNLNGSMSKKRLGRLPTDLPLFYHPREQNSGDTQENPQQTTTESPSLNRKKLFSQNGVIYTGMEDSFYTEKKSGDKKLKKTASNAVPYPRILVNESSNYFFGDRYVGEVTLVYPSLSPPGSLRRCTSMDSFLHTKDLHDCQGPESSRSYQYGNDLLPDDAGSNHMFRPLSDDQAIHSPTQAHIWDTEVTI is encoded by the coding sequence AATTTGCATCTTCTTCAGTTCCGATCCAAGGAACAAAGCACGTGACACTGCCGACAAACAGCAAGGACATGGATCCCAAGGGAGCGGCTTCTTTGTTGGAAAACCGTCGAGTATCTGCGTCTGTCAGCGAGATAcgggatttatatagcgccctccAAGAACTTGTCCCAGGGAATGCGGCATCCTCACTGTCCCACCAAGTGGTTCCAGAGGAGGAAAATCCCAGGGGCGGAGTTTCTTCAAATCAAAGTTCTCCTCGACCGCGACGAAGAAGTCTACGCAATAGCATGACAGAACAGGGTGTTACACGCTCGACAAACAGCGAGGAAGAGTCCTTGTCAATGCGAGTAAGACGACTACTTCCAGTCCTTCCTCATTCGCCATCCAGCTTACGAAAGTTCAACCCCAAAAACAATCAAGCGCTTGACGTAAACGATAACCAAAGTGCGACGAAAGGCAAACGAACACCTGACATGGAAAGGCGTGGTTCCAGTGGCGAGGTCACGATAGACACAAAGACCAATCCAATTGGGAGACCTAATATGGGAAGGAGAGTGTCCAGCGGAGACGTTCTCCTTGGAGGACGCAACAATGAGAACAAGGAACCCAAAACTAATTTGGCAATGGTGAGGAGTGCCTCCAGTATTGATATTTACCGCGGAGGTGAAGAAAGGAAATCAAAAACGAAACCTCCGAGCCTGCTGAAATTGGACAGATTCTTCAATCCTCGCTTGATGGCCGGGAGAGGATCCGAGGGGCTTGTTATCCAGCCTAAAACCAACAAGCAAGAGAAAAAGCCCAGCCCCTTGAAAATGAGACGAAGTGGTTCTAGTAGTGACACCTTGGAAACGGAGACAACCAATACGACCAGGATATCTCAAAGTCCATTAACGTCGCCGTCACAAAACGAAGAATTAACTACGGCTGAGCAACCCCAAAACACAGTTCATTCGTCCCCAAGGCAAAAACCTTTGAAGAACGCATTGAACAAGTTTTCGGagtttttaaaagagaaaacacctTCACCCAGTCCAGAACCCAAAGAGCCAACTGCAGACATACAAGAAgctatcagccaatcagatgtCGTAGACGGACTGGCAAAGCCCAAGCCGCTTATCAGACTGGAGAGTCAGATGGATTTATTGCTAAATTCACTAAATGATCTCCAGGGTTCACCTAAGGAAAAACTTCATGTAAGCAATAGTGATCCTTTAAGGCAACTCGATCAGCGCCGCGCTAGCTTGGGAACGGAGATGCAGAAACTCTTAGGTGCCCTAAAGGATCTCTGCCCCAGCTCAGACTCAGATTCTCTCGGTGAGCATGAGCTGCGTTCGAGGAATGGATCTGTATCGTGTGAACGCATGACTGTTGAACGAGAATCTCTTGATGAACTGGAGGCGTACTTCACCGGGAAGTTGCGAGACGCCACGAAGGCGGGCGACAGGGCATCCAAAACACCTTCGGAGAGGTCTTCCGAATGCGAAGTTGTTCAGTCGGACAAAGAAGATGGCGAGGGAAATGAAACAAGCTTAGTGTTGTCAAACAAGAGAACTTCCCTGATTGTAGGAAGCGTCGATGAAGGTATCGACCTCACTGATCACCCGATCAATACCTCAGTGAAACGGCCGCAGTCGCAAAAAGATCGCGATCGATTCGCCAACCAAGTTAACAAAAAACTTCAGGATTGGCTTGAGAAAGCAATGATCTTAGcacagaaagaaaaggaaaacctgaaaacaaacgaaaactTTACGAATTCTGAAAGCGAGGAATTTAAGTTTGACTCACACGATTCAGACGAGAGCGATAGCAAAGACAAGGAGCCTCAAAAGCTCCGACGAAACCTCTTTAATAAATTGTCGTTCCTTCGCCGGGGGGAAAAATCTCGATGGAAACACAGACATCGAAGGACCAGGTCTATGCATGACGTCACAATTTCACTTGAGAAAGAACAAGAGAGCCAAGATGGCGAGGAAGGCAAGGAGTCTGAAACTACGACTGCGGATGTCGAACGAAAATCAAGCACGGTGACCAGGTCGCGATCCATGCACACTGTTGTGCAAACGCGAAACAAACACCGGTCGAGAAAGGAGGTGAATGAAGCAGAGGACGTGATGGCGGCTGAAACAGACACGAGTCTGCAATCGACTGCAAAAGGCTCTGAGCATGCGCGAGCGGAGTTGGGGGCTCCACGTTCTAGCAACGACTTGGGAGAGGAGACTGCATACGTAGAGACGCCCAAAGGAATAACGACCCCAAGATCGCAACAACCGGAGAGTAAAAACCTGAATGGTTCAATGTCAAAAAAGCGGTTGGGTCGTCTGCCAACGGACTTGCCGCTGTTCTATCACCCACGCGAGCAAAACTCTGGAGACACACAAGAAAACCCACAACAAACGACAACTGAGAGCCCCTCGCTGAATCGCAAGAAATTATTTTCGCAGAATGGCGTCATTTATACTGGAATGGAGGACAGTTTTTACACCGAAAAGAAAAGCGGGgataaaaaactgaaaaagactGCCAGCAACGCAGTGCCTTACCCTCGAATCCTTGTGAACGAGAGTTCAAATTACTTCTTCGGAGATAGGTATGTTGGAGAAGTGACACTGGTGTATCCGAGTTTATCTCCGCCGGGATCTTTGCGTCGATGTACCTCTATGGATAGTTTTTTACACACTAAAGATTTACATGATTGCCAAGGGCCGGAGTCGAGTCGTTCTTATCAGTACGGTAACGATTTACTGCCTGATGATGCAGGGAGCAATCATATGTTCAGACCACTGAGCGATGACCAGGCAATTCATTCTCCAACGCAGGCTCATATTTGGGACACAGAGGTGACAATCTGA
- the LOC138049784 gene encoding uro-adherence factor A-like isoform X2, translating to MRASGMFLNSCCPLLILPQDLKKSSKRKNSKDKMVAVEDNSNSVEMKEFASSSVPIQGTKHVTLPTNSKDMDPKGAASLLENRRVSASVSEIRDLYSALQELVPGNAASSLSHQVVPEEENPRGGVSSNQSSPRPRRRSLRNSMTEQGVTRSTNSEEESLSMRVRRLLPVLPHSPSSLRKFNPKNNQALDVNDNQSATKGKRTPDMERRGSSGEVTIDTKTNPIGRPNMGRRVSSGDVLLGGRNNENKEPKTNLAMVRSASSIDIYRGGEERKSKTKPPSLLKLDRFFNPRLMAGRGSEGLVIQPKTNKQEKKPSPLKMRRSGSSSDTLETETTNTTRISQSPLTSPSQNEELTTAEQPQNTVHSSPRQKPLKNALNKFSEFLKEKTPSPSPEPKEPTADIQEAISQSDVVDGLAKPKPLIRLESQMDLLLNSLNDLQGSPKEKLHVSNSDPLRQLDQRRASLGTEMQKLLGALKDLCPSSDSDSLGEHELRSRNGSVSCERMTVERESLDELEAYFTGKLRDATKAGDRASKTPSERSSECEVVQSDKEDGEGNETSLVLSNKRTSLIVGSVDEGIDLTDHPINTSVKRPQSQKDRDRFANQVNKKLQDWLEKAMILAQKEKENLKTNENFTNSESEEFKFDSHDSDESDSKDKEPQKLRRNLFNKLSFLRRGEKSRWKHRHRRTRSMHDVTISLEKEQESQDGEEGKESETTTADVERKSSTVTRSRSMHTVVQTRNKHRSRKEVNEAEDVMAAETDTSLQSTAKGSEHARAELGAPRSSNDLGEETAYVETPKGITTPRSQQPESKNLNGSMSKKRLGRLPTDLPLFYHPREQNSGDTQENPQQTTTESPSLNRKKLFSQNGVIYTGMEDSFYTEKKSGDKKLKKTASNAVPYPRILVNESSNYFFGDRYVGEVTLVYPSLSPPGSLRRCTSMDSFLHTKDLHDCQGPESSRSYQYGNDLLPDDAGSNHMFRPLSDDQAIHSPTQAHIWDTEVTI from the coding sequence AATTTGCATCTTCTTCAGTTCCGATCCAAGGAACAAAGCACGTGACACTGCCGACAAACAGCAAGGACATGGATCCCAAGGGAGCGGCTTCTTTGTTGGAAAACCGTCGAGTATCTGCGTCTGTCAGCGAGATAcgggatttatatagcgccctccAAGAACTTGTCCCAGGGAATGCGGCATCCTCACTGTCCCACCAAGTGGTTCCAGAGGAGGAAAATCCCAGGGGCGGAGTTTCTTCAAATCAAAGTTCTCCTCGACCGCGACGAAGAAGTCTACGCAATAGCATGACAGAACAGGGTGTTACACGCTCGACAAACAGCGAGGAAGAGTCCTTGTCAATGCGAGTAAGACGACTACTTCCAGTCCTTCCTCATTCGCCATCCAGCTTACGAAAGTTCAACCCCAAAAACAATCAAGCGCTTGACGTAAACGATAACCAAAGTGCGACGAAAGGCAAACGAACACCTGACATGGAAAGGCGTGGTTCCAGTGGCGAGGTCACGATAGACACAAAGACCAATCCAATTGGGAGACCTAATATGGGAAGGAGAGTGTCCAGCGGAGACGTTCTCCTTGGAGGACGCAACAATGAGAACAAGGAACCCAAAACTAATTTGGCAATGGTGAGGAGTGCCTCCAGTATTGATATTTACCGCGGAGGTGAAGAAAGGAAATCAAAAACGAAACCTCCGAGCCTGCTGAAATTGGACAGATTCTTCAATCCTCGCTTGATGGCCGGGAGAGGATCCGAGGGGCTTGTTATCCAGCCTAAAACCAACAAGCAAGAGAAAAAGCCCAGCCCCTTGAAAATGAGACGAAGTGGTTCTAGTAGTGACACCTTGGAAACGGAGACAACCAATACGACCAGGATATCTCAAAGTCCATTAACGTCGCCGTCACAAAACGAAGAATTAACTACGGCTGAGCAACCCCAAAACACAGTTCATTCGTCCCCAAGGCAAAAACCTTTGAAGAACGCATTGAACAAGTTTTCGGagtttttaaaagagaaaacacctTCACCCAGTCCAGAACCCAAAGAGCCAACTGCAGACATACAAGAAgctatcagccaatcagatgtCGTAGACGGACTGGCAAAGCCCAAGCCGCTTATCAGACTGGAGAGTCAGATGGATTTATTGCTAAATTCACTAAATGATCTCCAGGGTTCACCTAAGGAAAAACTTCATGTAAGCAATAGTGATCCTTTAAGGCAACTCGATCAGCGCCGCGCTAGCTTGGGAACGGAGATGCAGAAACTCTTAGGTGCCCTAAAGGATCTCTGCCCCAGCTCAGACTCAGATTCTCTCGGTGAGCATGAGCTGCGTTCGAGGAATGGATCTGTATCGTGTGAACGCATGACTGTTGAACGAGAATCTCTTGATGAACTGGAGGCGTACTTCACCGGGAAGTTGCGAGACGCCACGAAGGCGGGCGACAGGGCATCCAAAACACCTTCGGAGAGGTCTTCCGAATGCGAAGTTGTTCAGTCGGACAAAGAAGATGGCGAGGGAAATGAAACAAGCTTAGTGTTGTCAAACAAGAGAACTTCCCTGATTGTAGGAAGCGTCGATGAAGGTATCGACCTCACTGATCACCCGATCAATACCTCAGTGAAACGGCCGCAGTCGCAAAAAGATCGCGATCGATTCGCCAACCAAGTTAACAAAAAACTTCAGGATTGGCTTGAGAAAGCAATGATCTTAGcacagaaagaaaaggaaaacctgaaaacaaacgaaaactTTACGAATTCTGAAAGCGAGGAATTTAAGTTTGACTCACACGATTCAGACGAGAGCGATAGCAAAGACAAGGAGCCTCAAAAGCTCCGACGAAACCTCTTTAATAAATTGTCGTTCCTTCGCCGGGGGGAAAAATCTCGATGGAAACACAGACATCGAAGGACCAGGTCTATGCATGACGTCACAATTTCACTTGAGAAAGAACAAGAGAGCCAAGATGGCGAGGAAGGCAAGGAGTCTGAAACTACGACTGCGGATGTCGAACGAAAATCAAGCACGGTGACCAGGTCGCGATCCATGCACACTGTTGTGCAAACGCGAAACAAACACCGGTCGAGAAAGGAGGTGAATGAAGCAGAGGACGTGATGGCGGCTGAAACAGACACGAGTCTGCAATCGACTGCAAAAGGCTCTGAGCATGCGCGAGCGGAGTTGGGGGCTCCACGTTCTAGCAACGACTTGGGAGAGGAGACTGCATACGTAGAGACGCCCAAAGGAATAACGACCCCAAGATCGCAACAACCGGAGAGTAAAAACCTGAATGGTTCAATGTCAAAAAAGCGGTTGGGTCGTCTGCCAACGGACTTGCCGCTGTTCTATCACCCACGCGAGCAAAACTCTGGAGACACACAAGAAAACCCACAACAAACGACAACTGAGAGCCCCTCGCTGAATCGCAAGAAATTATTTTCGCAGAATGGCGTCATTTATACTGGAATGGAGGACAGTTTTTACACCGAAAAGAAAAGCGGGgataaaaaactgaaaaagactGCCAGCAACGCAGTGCCTTACCCTCGAATCCTTGTGAACGAGAGTTCAAATTACTTCTTCGGAGATAGGTATGTTGGAGAAGTGACACTGGTGTATCCGAGTTTATCTCCGCCGGGATCTTTGCGTCGATGTACCTCTATGGATAGTTTTTTACACACTAAAGATTTACATGATTGCCAAGGGCCGGAGTCGAGTCGTTCTTATCAGTACGGTAACGATTTACTGCCTGATGATGCAGGGAGCAATCATATGTTCAGACCACTGAGCGATGACCAGGCAATTCATTCTCCAACGCAGGCTCATATTTGGGACACAGAGGTGACAATCTGA
- the LOC138049784 gene encoding uro-adherence factor A-like isoform X5 translates to MGWTAFCPCKKSSKRKNSKDKMVAVEDNSNSVEMKEFASSSVPIQGTKHVTLPTNSKDMDPKGAASLLENRRVSASVSEIRDLYSALQELVPGNAASSLSHQVVPEEENPRGGVSSNQSSPRPRRRSLRNSMTEQGVTRSTNSEEESLSMRVRRLLPVLPHSPSSLRKFNPKNNQALDVNDNQSATKGKRTPDMERRGSSGEVTIDTKTNPIGRPNMGRRVSSGDVLLGGRNNENKEPKTNLAMVRSASSIDIYRGGEERKSKTKPPSLLKLDRFFNPRLMAGRGSEGLVIQPKTNKQEKKPSPLKMRRSGSSSDTLETETTNTTRISQSPLTSPSQNEELTTAEQPQNTVHSSPRQKPLKNALNKFSEFLKEKTPSPSPEPKEPTADIQEAISQSDVVDGLAKPKPLIRLESQMDLLLNSLNDLQGSPKEKLHVSNSDPLRQLDQRRASLGTEMQKLLGALKDLCPSSDSDSLGEHELRSRNGSVSCERMTVERESLDELEAYFTGKLRDATKAGDRASKTPSERSSECEVVQSDKEDGEGNETSLVLSNKRTSLIVGSVDEGIDLTDHPINTSVKRPQSQKDRDRFANQVNKKLQDWLEKAMILAQKEKENLKTNENFTNSESEEFKFDSHDSDESDSKDKEPQKLRRNLFNKLSFLRRGEKSRWKHRHRRTRSMHDVTISLEKEQESQDGEEGKESETTTADVERKSSTVTRSRSMHTVVQTRNKHRSRKEVNEAEDVMAAETDTSLQSTAKGSEHARAELGAPRSSNDLGEETAYVETPKGITTPRSQQPESKNLNGSMSKKRLGRLPTDLPLFYHPREQNSGDTQENPQQTTTESPSLNRKKLFSQNGVIYTGMEDSFYTEKKSGDKKLKKTASNAVPYPRILVNESSNYFFGDRYVGEVTLVYPSLSPPGSLRRCTSMDSFLHTKDLHDCQGPESSRSYQYGNDLLPDDAGSNHMFRPLSDDQAIHSPTQAHIWDTEVTI, encoded by the coding sequence AATTTGCATCTTCTTCAGTTCCGATCCAAGGAACAAAGCACGTGACACTGCCGACAAACAGCAAGGACATGGATCCCAAGGGAGCGGCTTCTTTGTTGGAAAACCGTCGAGTATCTGCGTCTGTCAGCGAGATAcgggatttatatagcgccctccAAGAACTTGTCCCAGGGAATGCGGCATCCTCACTGTCCCACCAAGTGGTTCCAGAGGAGGAAAATCCCAGGGGCGGAGTTTCTTCAAATCAAAGTTCTCCTCGACCGCGACGAAGAAGTCTACGCAATAGCATGACAGAACAGGGTGTTACACGCTCGACAAACAGCGAGGAAGAGTCCTTGTCAATGCGAGTAAGACGACTACTTCCAGTCCTTCCTCATTCGCCATCCAGCTTACGAAAGTTCAACCCCAAAAACAATCAAGCGCTTGACGTAAACGATAACCAAAGTGCGACGAAAGGCAAACGAACACCTGACATGGAAAGGCGTGGTTCCAGTGGCGAGGTCACGATAGACACAAAGACCAATCCAATTGGGAGACCTAATATGGGAAGGAGAGTGTCCAGCGGAGACGTTCTCCTTGGAGGACGCAACAATGAGAACAAGGAACCCAAAACTAATTTGGCAATGGTGAGGAGTGCCTCCAGTATTGATATTTACCGCGGAGGTGAAGAAAGGAAATCAAAAACGAAACCTCCGAGCCTGCTGAAATTGGACAGATTCTTCAATCCTCGCTTGATGGCCGGGAGAGGATCCGAGGGGCTTGTTATCCAGCCTAAAACCAACAAGCAAGAGAAAAAGCCCAGCCCCTTGAAAATGAGACGAAGTGGTTCTAGTAGTGACACCTTGGAAACGGAGACAACCAATACGACCAGGATATCTCAAAGTCCATTAACGTCGCCGTCACAAAACGAAGAATTAACTACGGCTGAGCAACCCCAAAACACAGTTCATTCGTCCCCAAGGCAAAAACCTTTGAAGAACGCATTGAACAAGTTTTCGGagtttttaaaagagaaaacacctTCACCCAGTCCAGAACCCAAAGAGCCAACTGCAGACATACAAGAAgctatcagccaatcagatgtCGTAGACGGACTGGCAAAGCCCAAGCCGCTTATCAGACTGGAGAGTCAGATGGATTTATTGCTAAATTCACTAAATGATCTCCAGGGTTCACCTAAGGAAAAACTTCATGTAAGCAATAGTGATCCTTTAAGGCAACTCGATCAGCGCCGCGCTAGCTTGGGAACGGAGATGCAGAAACTCTTAGGTGCCCTAAAGGATCTCTGCCCCAGCTCAGACTCAGATTCTCTCGGTGAGCATGAGCTGCGTTCGAGGAATGGATCTGTATCGTGTGAACGCATGACTGTTGAACGAGAATCTCTTGATGAACTGGAGGCGTACTTCACCGGGAAGTTGCGAGACGCCACGAAGGCGGGCGACAGGGCATCCAAAACACCTTCGGAGAGGTCTTCCGAATGCGAAGTTGTTCAGTCGGACAAAGAAGATGGCGAGGGAAATGAAACAAGCTTAGTGTTGTCAAACAAGAGAACTTCCCTGATTGTAGGAAGCGTCGATGAAGGTATCGACCTCACTGATCACCCGATCAATACCTCAGTGAAACGGCCGCAGTCGCAAAAAGATCGCGATCGATTCGCCAACCAAGTTAACAAAAAACTTCAGGATTGGCTTGAGAAAGCAATGATCTTAGcacagaaagaaaaggaaaacctgaaaacaaacgaaaactTTACGAATTCTGAAAGCGAGGAATTTAAGTTTGACTCACACGATTCAGACGAGAGCGATAGCAAAGACAAGGAGCCTCAAAAGCTCCGACGAAACCTCTTTAATAAATTGTCGTTCCTTCGCCGGGGGGAAAAATCTCGATGGAAACACAGACATCGAAGGACCAGGTCTATGCATGACGTCACAATTTCACTTGAGAAAGAACAAGAGAGCCAAGATGGCGAGGAAGGCAAGGAGTCTGAAACTACGACTGCGGATGTCGAACGAAAATCAAGCACGGTGACCAGGTCGCGATCCATGCACACTGTTGTGCAAACGCGAAACAAACACCGGTCGAGAAAGGAGGTGAATGAAGCAGAGGACGTGATGGCGGCTGAAACAGACACGAGTCTGCAATCGACTGCAAAAGGCTCTGAGCATGCGCGAGCGGAGTTGGGGGCTCCACGTTCTAGCAACGACTTGGGAGAGGAGACTGCATACGTAGAGACGCCCAAAGGAATAACGACCCCAAGATCGCAACAACCGGAGAGTAAAAACCTGAATGGTTCAATGTCAAAAAAGCGGTTGGGTCGTCTGCCAACGGACTTGCCGCTGTTCTATCACCCACGCGAGCAAAACTCTGGAGACACACAAGAAAACCCACAACAAACGACAACTGAGAGCCCCTCGCTGAATCGCAAGAAATTATTTTCGCAGAATGGCGTCATTTATACTGGAATGGAGGACAGTTTTTACACCGAAAAGAAAAGCGGGgataaaaaactgaaaaagactGCCAGCAACGCAGTGCCTTACCCTCGAATCCTTGTGAACGAGAGTTCAAATTACTTCTTCGGAGATAGGTATGTTGGAGAAGTGACACTGGTGTATCCGAGTTTATCTCCGCCGGGATCTTTGCGTCGATGTACCTCTATGGATAGTTTTTTACACACTAAAGATTTACATGATTGCCAAGGGCCGGAGTCGAGTCGTTCTTATCAGTACGGTAACGATTTACTGCCTGATGATGCAGGGAGCAATCATATGTTCAGACCACTGAGCGATGACCAGGCAATTCATTCTCCAACGCAGGCTCATATTTGGGACACAGAGGTGACAATCTGA